The following is a genomic window from Gymnodinialimonas ceratoperidinii.
GAACGTGAGCGGGCAACAATGGCGCGCCATTCCAGCGGGCGGCGGCTATTTCCGTCTGACAACGCAGTTCCGCGAAGGGGCTAATGAGTGCCTCGAAAGCAACCGATCCGGCGGCGGGCCTGCGTTCATGGATATTTGCCAGAATGTGTCGGGCCAGCTTTGGCGCGCGATCCCGGCGGGCGGCGGCTACGTGCGGCTTACCAGTCAATTCCGCGAAGGATCGAACGAGTGCCTGGAAAGCAGTAGCCGCGCCGATGGACCGATCCGTATGGATCCCTGTGGCAACTTCTCGGGCCAGTTGTGGCGGTTTAACTAGGGCGCCCAAAAACGTAACGTACCTTGGCCCATTCGCGGGCTCACACTGCTGCGAATGGGTGACCTGACCGGGGCAATGCGTGGCAATCCGGGGCTCCGCCCGTGAATTTCCCAAAAGGTCCACTGGACCTTTTGCCCGGCCAAGGGCCGGGTGCGGAAATTCACCCTCCCGTGTGGCTCATATGCCGTGACATCTGACCATCGGCGACCTGTCGGGAATAGTCGAAATCGTGGCCTTTGGGCTTCTGCCCGATGGCCGCGCGGATGCGTTCTTCCAGTAGCGCGTCGTCCTCGCTGGCGCGCAGCGGCGCGCGCAGGTCGACCATGTCTTCCTGCCCAAGGCACATGTAAAGTTGCCCGGTGCAGGTCAGCCGCACCCGGTTGCAGCTTTCGCAGAAGTTATGGGACAGCGGCGTGATGAAGCCGATCTTCTGGCCGGTCTCGTTCAGCTGCACGTAGCGGGCAGGGCCGCCGGTGCGCTCGGCCAGATCGGTCAGGGTGAACCGCTCGGCCAGACGCGCGCGCAGGTCCTTGAGGGACCAATATTGGTCCAACCGGTCCTCGTTGCCGAGATCGCCCATCGGCATGACCTCGATGAAGGTCAGGTCCATTCCGCGATCGAGGCACCATTCCTGCAGGGTGAACAGCTCGTCCTCGTTGAAATTCTTCAGGGCGACCGCGTTGATCTTCACTTTCAGACCGGCGGCCAGCGCCGCGTCGATGCCGTCCATCACCTGCTTCAGGCGGCCCCACCGGGTGATCTCGGCGAATTTCTTCTCATCGATCGTGTCGAGCGAGATGTTGATCCGCTTCACCCCGGCCGCCGCGAGCGGCTCGGCAAACCGCGCCAGCTGGCTGCCGTTGGTGGTCAGCGTCAATTCCTGCAGGTCGCCGCTCTCCAGATGACGCGTCATGCCCTGGAAGAAGGTCATGATATCGCGCCGCACCAGCGGCTCTCCGCCGGTGATCCGCAGCTTGCGCACGCCCATACGAATGAAGGTGGAGCACATGCGGTCGAGCTCCTCCAGCGTCAGAAGCTCCTTCTTCGGCAGGAACTGCATGTTCTCGGACATGCAGTAAACGCAGCGAAAATCGCAACGGTCCGTGACCGAGACCCGCAGGTAGGTGATGGCGCGGGCGAAGGGATCGATGAGGGGGGCAGCCTGTGTCATGGGCGGACCCTATGCCTGCGCGCGCAGTCACACAAGGACCGGTTGATCACGGTCCGGTGCGGGCCTAATCTGGCCTGAACGCTGTTGAGAGGTATAGAATGACACGCGCAATTTCCCTTCTGGCCGTGCTTGCATTGGCAGGCTGTGCCAACGGCGGCCTTGGCGGTCTCCTCGGCGGCACCGGCCCCGCGACCGACACCGCGCCTGCTGCCGCACCAAGCGGCGAAGTGATCACCGAACCCGTCGTGGGAGAGGCAACCGCCGCAGATATCGCTCCCGCCGACAGCAGCACCCGTGCCGCCGCCGTGGCAGCTGGCGACACCGCGTCCGGCGACAGCGTGCGCGGCTTCACCGTCGCGAGCCTCGGCGACGCGACACGCCCCGGCCTCTGGATCGAGACGCCGCTGGTCGACCGGGAGCGCACCGCCACCGTCGTGGCCCCTGACGGCACCACCGTCGTGGTCACGGCCAGCCCGTCCGGGGGCGCCCGAGGCTCTGGCTCGCGCCTGTCTCTTGCCGCGTTTCAGGCCCTTGGGCTGAACCTCGCGTCGCTGCCCACCGTCACGGTGATCGCCGATTGACCGGCTGATCCCCACGCGCGCATCCTGGCCCGAAATGCGCCGGGCCTTCGCGTGGGATATCCCCGTGCAACTCAACCTAGCCCACGTCTGCTGCGAGCGATGGGCGCGGGCCGAGCCCGACCGCATCGCCGTGCGCCACATCGGCCCGCCGGACGAAGTCTGGACCTACGGTCAGTTGAAGGCCGCCTCCGATGGCCTTGCCGCGACACTGGCCGCGCGCGGGGTCACCCGTGGCGACCGGGTCGCGATCCTGATGGCGCAGAACCCGCGGGTGCTCGTCGCCCATCTGGCGGCCTTCAAGCTCGGCGCGATCTCGCTGCCGCTCTTCACGCTCTTCGGCGAGGATGCGCTGCGCTATCGCCTCGCGGACAGCGGTGCCAAGGCGGTGATCGTCGACGGCGACGTCGAAGACAAGCTGCGCGCCGTCTGTGACGCGCCGGTCGTTCTCTCCAGCGGATTCAGCCATGCGCGCGGAGGTGAGAGCCCGCTCGACACGGCCATGTCCGCCGCACCCCTGCGACGAGCCGTTGAAACCACCGCCGAGGACCCCGCGGTAATGATCTACACCTCCGGTACCACGGGCGATCCCAAGGGCGTGCTGCACGCCCATCGGTTTCTCTATGGCCATCTGCCCTGCATGGAGCTGGCGCAGGCGGGCTTCCCGCAACCGGGAGACGTCGGTTGGACACCGGCCGATTGGGCCTGGATCGGCGGGCTGATGGACATGGCGATGCCCTGCCTCTTCTACGGCATTCCCCTGATCTCGCACAGATTTCCCAAGTTCGACCCGGAGGAGGCCTTCGCGCTACTCGCCCGGGAAAAGGTCACCAACAGCTTCCTGCCGCCCACCGCTCTGCGCCTGATGCGGCAGGCGAAACCGCCCGCGGATCTCTCCCTCCGAGCGATTGGCTCGGGCGGCGAGGCCCTCGGCGCCGATCTCCTCGATTGGAGCCGCGAAAGCCTCGGCTGTCCGATCAACGAGTTTTACGGGCAAACGGAAGCGAACCTCGTCATCGCCGCTTGCGACGGTCCGATGCCCCGTCACCCCGGTGCGATGGGCCTCCCCGTGCCGGGCCACGAGGTCGCACTTCTGGGCCCGGACGACACTCCGACAAGCCCGGGCGAGGTCGGTGAAATCTGCGTCCGCGCCCCTGATCCCGTGATGATGCTGCGCTACTGGAACAAGCCCGAGGCGACCGCCGAAAAGATCGTCAACGGCTGGCTGCGCACCGGCGATCTCGCCATCCAGACCCCGGGTGGTCAGTTCATCTTCCATGCCCGCAACGACGATGTCATCACCTCCGCCGGCTACCGTATCGGCCCGGTCGAGATCGAGCAGGCCCTCTGCACCCATCCCGACGTGACCCTCGCAGCCGTCGTGGGCGTTCCCGATCCGATCCGAACCGAAGCCGTCGTCGCCCATGTCGTCCTGCGTGCCGGCGCCGATACCTCGGATATCGAAGCAACCCTTCAAAACCTCGTCCGCAGCAAGGTCTCCGCCCACATGGTGCCGCGTCAGATCGTGCTTGCCGATAGCCTGCCGATGACGACGACCGGCAAGATCCTCCGACGCGCGCTCCGCTAAACGCCGCGCCCCTTCATCTTTTCATAAATACGGCGGGGGTGCGGGGGCTGGCCCCCGCCACTCGGCGACGCAGTCGGCGACAGCACCCGGTTCACCCCGGCGCCCCCGCAGCTTTCTGCCGCAACCCCGACCTCAAGTCACATGCCCGCCCGAGATCTGGATCGCCTGCCCATTGACGCTCCGCGCGGCATGAGAGCAGAGCCAGAGCGCGGTTGCCGTGACTTCGTCGGTCGACAGCAGACGCTTGTGCCGATTGCCCCGCGCCAGAAGATCGCGGGCCTCTTCCTCGGACATGCCGCGACTCTCGGCGATCTGGGCGGCATTGCGCTCGACGACCGGCGTGTCGACATAGCCCGGGCAGATCGCGTTGAAGGTGATGTTGGAGCCCATGTACTCCTCCGACAGCCCCCGGATCAGCCCGATCACGCCGTGTTTCGAGGCGGTGTAGGCGATCGCGCCGGAGAGGCCGCGCAGCCCGGCGATGGAGGAAATCGCGATCATCCGCCCCCACTCGTCGCGGTCCAGCGTCGCCAGCGCCGCCTGAAAGGTCAGAAAGGTGCCATCAAGGTTCGTGGTCATCGTTTGGCGCCAATGATCCAGCGTTTCATGGCGGAACGGCGCGGGCTCGGCGATGCCCGCATTCGCCACGCAGACCGTGACCGGGCCGCGCAGACTGGCGGCGGACTTGAAGCCATCGCGCACCGACGCCTCTTGGGTGACATCCATCTCCAAGGCGTGCAGGCGCGGATGCATTGCCGCGACCTTGTCGAGCCGGTCCGCATCGCGGCCGGTGATCGTGACTTCCTGTCCCAGACCAGCCAACCCAAGTGCGATTCCAAGGCCGATGCCCGTGCTGCCGCCGGTGACCACCGCGTGCTGTCCCGTGTGCTTCATCTCGCATGACCCTCCGTTTGAACTCTCAGCCTGCCGCAAAGGTGCGGCACTGTATACGGGTGAAATGGCCATAAAAATGGGGGCTTGCCGTTGTCCCTCGCATCGCGTCTTGATAGTTGCCAATCGAGCGGCCCTTGGGCCTTGGGGGTAATCAACGGGGGGAAGAGCGATGAAAATCGGGGCTCCGAAAGAGATCGAAGCAGGTGAAGCGCGGGTGGCAATGACGCCGGACTCGGCGCGTCAGCTGCAAAAGCTTGGATTTGACTGTGTGATCGAGACCGGGGCGGGCAGCGCCGCGGGGTTCTCGGACGCCGCCTACAAGGCCGCGGGCGTCGAGGTCGTGAAGACCGGCGCGGCGCTGTGGAAAGCCGCCGACATCGTCGCCAAAGTGCGCCCGCCCACCACGACCGAGACCAAGCGCCTGCGCGAAGGGCAGCTTCTGATCTCGTTCTTCTACCCCGGTCAGAACGAAGACGGCATGGAGGCCGCGCGCAAGCAGGGCGCCAGTGTCATCGCCATGGACATGGTGCCGCGCATCAGCCGCGCCCAGAAGATGGACGCCCTGTCCTCCATGGCCAATATCGCGGGCTACCGCGCGGTGATCGAAGCGGGCAACAACTTCGGCCGCTTCTTCACCGGCCAGATCACGGCCGCGGGCAAGGTGCCCCCGGCCAAGGTTCTCGTCGTCGGCGCAGGCGTTGCGGGCCTCGCGGCCATCGGCACGTCCACCTCGCTTGGCGCCGTCACCTATGCCTTCGACGTACGCCCCGAAGTGGCCGAGCAGGTCGAGAGCATGGGCGCCGAGTTCGTCTATCTCGACTTCGAGGAGGAGCAACAGGACGGCGCGGCGACGGGTGGCTATGCCTCCGTCTCCTCGCCCGAGTTCCGCGAAGCGCAGCTGGCGAAGTTCCGCGAGCTGGCGCCTGAGATGGACATCGTCATCACCACGGCCCTGATCCCGGGCCGCGAGGCGCCCGAGCTCTGGACCGAGGACATGGTCGCGGCGATGAAACCCGGCTCGGTCATCGTCGACCTTGCCGCCGAGCGCGGCGGCAACTGCAAGCTGACCGTCAAGGACGAGAAGATCGTCACCGACAACGGCGTGACCATCATCGGCTACACCGACTTCCCCTCGCGCATGGCCGCGCAATCCTCGACGCTCTATGCCACCAACATCCGCCACATGATGACGGACCTGACGCCCGAGAAGGACGGCACGGTCGTACATGACATGGAGGACGACGTGATCCGCGGCGCGACCGTGGTCCATGCCGACGAAATCACCTTCCCGCCCCCACCGCCCAAGGTGGCCGCCATCGCGGCCAAGCCCAAGGCACCGGCGGCGAAAGAGCTGACGGCAGAGGAGAAGCGCGCGCAGGAGATCACGGCCTTCAAGGAGCAGACCAAGACGCAGGTGGGCCTCATCGCCATCGGCGCGGCACTGGTTCTGGCCGTGGGCCTGATCGCGCCGGCCAGCTTCATGCAGCACTTCATCGTCTTCATCCTGTCGGTCTTCATCGGCTTCCAGGTGATCTGGAACGTCGCCCATTCGCTGCATACGCCGCTGATGGCGGTGACCAACGCGATCTCCTCGATCGTGATCCTGGGCGCGCTGATCCAGGTGGGTTCCAGCTCGTTCCTCATCACCATCCTTGCCGCGGCGGGGATCTTCATGGCGGCCGTCAACATCTTCGGCGGCTTCCTCGTGACACGGCGCATGCTCGCCATGTTCCAGAAATCTTAAGGGGCCGGGGTCATGGATTTTGGATTCACCATTGCAGCCTACGCGGTTGCTGCCGTTCTTTTCATCCTCTCGCTCGGCGGCCTGTCGGGACAGGAAAGCGCCAAGAGGGCCGTCTGGTACGGCATCGCGGGCATGGCGATTGCCGTGCTGGCGACGCTCATCGGACCGGGGGCGGGGCTCTGGCTCCTGTCGCTGATCCTGATCGCGGGCGGCGCGGCGGTGGGCTACCAGCTCGCCACCAAGGTGCAGATGACGCAGATGCCCGAGCTTGTCGCGATCATGCACTCGCTCGTGGGTCTCGCCGCCGTCGTCGTGGGCTTCAACGCCCATATCGAACTGGCGCGTGTTGCGGGCATCTTCGCCGACGCCGGTCTGCCCTATCCGCAGCCCGAAGGCCCGTTGAGTGACGCGGCCTACCTGTTGTCCGGCTCGCTGGCGAGCTTCGGAGAGCTTCTGGCCAAGAAGACAGCCGTTGAGGTCGGTATCCTGCGGGTCGAACTGGCGCTCGGCATCTGGATCGGTGCAGTCACCTTCACCGGCTCTGTCGTGGCCTATGGCAAGCTCTCGGGCGGCTCCTCCATGCTGCCGTTCAAGATCGACACTTCGGCCAAGCAGCTGCCCGGCGGCCACATGCTGAACGCGGGCGCCGCGGCGCTTTCGGTGCTGCTGCTGATCCTCTACCTCTCGGGCGCGGGTGGCTGGACGCTGATCCTGCTGGCGGCGCTGGCACTCTTCATCGGCTACCACCTGATCATGGGCATCGGCGGCGCCGACATGCCTGTCGTGGTCTCGATGCTGAACTCCTACTCCGGTTGGGCGGCCGCGGCGATCGGCTTCTCGCTTGGCAACGACCTGCTGATCGTGGTCGGCGCGTTGGTCGGCTCTTCGGGTGCGATCCTCTCCTACATCATGTGCAAGGCGATGAACCGCAGCTTCGTGAGCGTCATCCTCGGCGGCTTCGGCGGCGCCAAGGGCGAGCAGATGGCGGTGGAAGGCGAGCAGGTCGCCATCGACGCGGACGGCGTGGCCAACGCGTTGAACGAGGCCGACAGCGTCATCATCATCCCCGGCTACGGCATGGCGGTGGCCCAGGCGCAGCAGGCGGTCAGTGAGTTGACCAAGAAGCTGCGGGCCAAGGGCAAGAACGTGCGTTTCGCCATTCACCCGGTCGCCGGGCGTCTGCCGGGGCACATGAACGTGCTGCTGGCCGAGGCCAAGGTGCCCTATGACATCGTGATGGAAATGGACGAGATCAACGATGATTTCCCCGATACGGACGTCGCCATCGTCATCGGCTCCAACGACATCGTGAATCCCGCCGCGCAAGACGATCCCAACAGCCCGATTGCCGGCATGCCGGTGCTCGAGGTGTGGAAGGCCAAGCAGGTCTTCGTCTCCAAGCGCGGGCAGGGCACGGGCTACTCCGGCATCGAGAACCCGCTGTTCTTCAAGGACAACACCCGGATGTTCTACGGCGACGCCAAGGCCTCGCTCGACGCGTTGCTGCCGAAGATCGACTGATACGATCCTTAAGTTTGCAGAGAGCCCCGCCCGATCCGGCGGGGCTTTTTCGTTTCTGTCCCGCTCGGGACCTCACGCAAATTCACTTTGGGACAACGCCCGGCCGATGTATCCTGCCGCCATTCCAGTTGTCATTTTTCATGAGGCCTCCCATGTTTCGAGCCCTTTTCAGCGCCACGCTCATCGTCCTTTCCGGTGCCGCAGCAAGCCTTGCGCCCCTGCAGGCACAGGCGACCGGCCACGGCTGCCTGCAAGTTCAATTCCCGCGCGGGGCCTATGCCCATACGGTCCACGGTCACGCCAACGCCCATCGATCGCAATGCTATTACCTGTCGGTGCGCCCCGGACAGCTTGCGCGGGTGCAGGTCACCTACGGGCCGGTCTTCTTCTCGACCACCCACACCCACGGCAATTACACCAACGTGGAGTTCCGGACGGTCAACGGGGATCTCTACGTCTACGTGCATACCGATTACGCCGGAAGCCAGCCCTACGGGATCGAGTTCGTGTTTGTCTGAATGCCACGTCCGAGATCAGGTCTGCGGGCTGGTCACGACGCGTCAGATGGCTATTGATGGGCGTGAAGGCTCACGCTGCCCCTGAAGGTTGATCCCGTTTGAACACCCCTGCGCATTTGATTTTCGGCGCCGCGGCCTTTGGTCAGCCTCACCACCGCTGGACAATCGCCGCCGCGCTGGCGGGCGGCTTGGCCCCGGACCTGTCGCTCTACCTGATGGTGGGATGGCATCTGGCCATTGCCGGGACCGAGGCCCGGGTGGTCTTCGGAGAGCTCTATTACTCCGACGCCTGGCAGGCCGTCTTCGCGGTCGACAATTCGATCCTGCTGTGGGGCGCGCTGCTGATCGTGGCGCTTGCGGCGGGTTGGCGTGTCCTCACGGCCTTTACGGGCGCGGCGCTGCTCCATATCGCCTTCGATCTGCCGCTCCATGCCGGGGACGGGCGGGCGCATTTCTGGCCGGTGAGCCGGTGGATCTACGACAGTCCCGTCAGCTATTGGGACCGGAGCCACTACGCGGGATGGGTCGGCCCGGCTGAATTGGCGATATGCATCCTACTGACGGCGCTGTTGTGGTGGCGCGTCTCGGATTGGCGCTGGCGCGCGGGCTTCGCGCTGCTGCTCCTCGCCGAGTTCATGTCCAACAACATCTGGCGCTTCATATTCTGACCCGAGCCACAGGCCTATTTCGTGAGGATCAACTTGCCCGCCCGGGTGATGCGAAGCGTATAGGTCTTGTCGTCGAGCACGATCATCGCGGTACCCTCGTCGCCGACAAGTCGCTGCGCATCATAGACAGGGTTGCTCGGCGGACGCATTGCCGGCGGCGTGCGGTCGGGATCGGAGAGGCGGGTTTGCAGGGTCATGGGAGGGGGCTCCTTTGCATCGGGTTGGTTGAGGCAATCCTTACTAAATGAGTCGGACTTGTCAATCCTGACAAAAACAATCGGATGTTGGCTTGGGCCACAGGGGGCGCTCTCGGGATTCAGGCAGCAACGCAACGGTCGCAAAGCCTTCTTGAGCGGGGGAATTGAACCGGCGTGACGTGCGTGACATCACGAGGGTCATGAGTGACACGACGCACCCTGACCCGGACGCCAACCCGCAACGGCCATTGCGGATAAGGGCGGAGTCCAAACGCGATCCCCGAACACAGTTCGCGGGTTTGCCGTTTCGCGTGGTCAAGGGCGACAAGGGCAAGAAGATACAGATCCTGCTGGTGACCTCGCGAGAGACGAAGCGGTGGATCATTCCCAAGGGCTGGCCGATGGATGGCCTGACCCCCGGCGAGGCTGCCGCGCAGGAAGTCTGGGAAGAAGCGGGCGCGATCGGCAAGCCCTATGACGTGTGCCTCGGCCTATACTCCTACCGAAAGTGGATGAATGAGGACACGGCGCTGCCGGTCATCGTTGCCGTGTTCCCGGTGAAGGTGCGACGGCTGGAAAAGGAGTATCCGGAGGTTGCCGAGCGCCGCCGGAAATGGTTCAGCCTGAAGAAAGCGGCGCAGAAGGTGGAAGAGAAAGACTTGCAGCAGCTGATCGCGACCTTCTCGCTGGATCGGCTAAAATGACGGTTGCGCTTGAAGCGCGGTAAAATTCGCATAGATTCCAAGTGTTATGATCAGATACGCGTTGAAATGTGGCGAAGGCCATCAGTTCGAGAGCTGGTTCCAATCGGCGGAGGCCTTTGAGGGACTGGCCGCGCGCAGCCTGCTGAGCTGCGCGATCTGTGGCGGGGCTGACGTATCGAAAGCGATGATGGCACCCCGCGTGACGTCCGAACCGGACGCCCCGGCGGCTGCATCCGGTGCTGTGGCTGAGACAAAGCGGCCCCTCTCCGCGCCCGCCCACCCCGCCGAGGCCGCGTTGCGCGCCTTGCGGAGCTTCGTGGAAAAGAACTCGACCAATGTTGGCAGCAACTTCGCACGCGAGGCACGGGCGATGCATCTTGGTGATATCCCGGAGAAGCCGATCTACGGACAGGCAGCCCCGGACGAGGCCAAGTCGCTGATCGAAGACGGCGTGCCGATCCTCCCGCTTCCCGGCGTGCCGGGTGACAAGGCCAACTAGGGCTTGAAGCGTCATCGCTCGGTGCCTGGGTTTCGCGCCAGATCGAGCGAGGTGCGGAGGCAGCGGGGGATTTCCGTATTTAAGAAAAGATGAAGGGGGCGGTCAGCGCCACGTGCCGTAATCGGGGGTGACGCCTTTGGCGAGGAGCTCTTGGGCGTCCTCGGCGTCCCGCATATGTTCCATGCGGCGCACGGATTGGGCGACTGCGCGGGCGATCTCCCTGTCCGGGACACCCTGCGCCTGCATTTGGGCAACGGTCTCTTTGCCTTGCGGTGCCAGTGGTTGCGGGAAGAGGACCGCGTCCAGCGCGTCGAAAGGGGTTTGCGATGCCTCTTCAAGGGCAGCCATGCGGCGGGCGTAATCGGGAGAGGCGCGCAGGGCGTCGCGCGCGCGCGCGTGCCATGCGAGCGCGGTTTCGTAGAGGTCCGAGAGGGTCGGGTCGGCAAGGTAGCCTGCGACGTGGGCGCGCGTTGGCTCGGCGTAGCGGAGAAGCTGGCGCTGCTCTGTCTCGTTTCGGTTGAAGATGCCGTAGTAGGTCGCGTCGTATTTGTCGGGCTTGGCGTTGACGTTGCCGCGCGCGGCGCGGCGCAGAAAGGCCTCGGCGCTTTGGGTGGCGAAATGGGCGATTTCGGCATGGGCATAGCCGAGCGTCGCGAGGGACGACCGCCACATGCCCTCCATGAAGCCGTGTGTCATCGGCTTGGCGGAGCCGTTGACCCATTCCCGCGCGTGCAAGGCGGACTTGTCGCTTCCCTTGATCGTCGGGCGATGGATGCCGAGTTTCATGTTGTCGAAGGGCTGGAACAGCGTTTTCACGCCCCATCCCTTGCGGAAGAGATCCGGGGCGCCGCGGGTGTAGGCCTCGGTCACGGGCATGTCCGTCCAGTCGCTATGTCCGTTGGCGCCCATCATGCGCCAGGTCAGCGCGAAGCCATCGGCTTGGGGCGCCGTCGCGAGGAGATCATCGAGTTGCCCCGCGCCGGTCCTGATCGAAAGGTATTCGTCGACGTCCAGCGCGATGAGCCACTCGCTATCCGTCACCTCGGGCAGCTTCATGGCGCGGCGCAGCGCGAGGGGCTGCGCCTTTCCGCCGTCGGGCACCTTGTTGCGGTGGTGGGTCACTTCGCCCATCTGTTCGAGCCGGTCGAGCAGCGCATCGGTGCCATCGCTGCAATCGTTGGTGAAAACGACGATGCGATCGAAACCGATGATACGGTGATGGGCGATCCAATGCAGCAGGAAGGGCGCCTCGTCCTTCATCATCGTGACGATGGTGCGGCCGGGCATCCGCTCAGACCTCCGGGCCGTGGCGGAGCAGCCCGCCCTCGACGTCGAGCGCGCGGGCTTCGCGGTCGGAGAGGGTGTGGAGATCATCGAAGAGGGCGCGGTAGGCGGGCTCCGGATCAGGGCTGGCGGCGATCTCGCCCAGGCGGTCTTTCACCGGTTGTGCGAAACCATGGGCGCCGGCCCGCCAGTCGACCTTGGCCCGCCAACGGTCGTAGTCGGGGGCGGCGTAGTGCAGGAGGTGTGCGCCCTCGGGCGCGCCCCAGACCGGACCGGGCGTGCGCGCGCCCTCGGCGTCAGTGGCCCAATGGAGTTTCATCCGCAGCCCCTGCTGGCCCGCGCGGTGGAAGCTCTTCCCCTCCGGGTGGTAGGTCAGGCCGAAACGGGCGCGCAGGAGGGGCGCCTTGTCGCCGTAGACCCGGTCCACCGCGGCGCGCTCGATGGGGGTGCGAAAGGCCTCGGACCCGTCGGAGAGACGCAGCTGTTCGGCGCTGAGAACCCGCAATGACAGAGCCTCGTCCGGCAGGCTGTCGAGCGCCGCGTTGATGGGCCGATCGCGGAGCCACATCAGCTCGTCTGCGTCGAGAACGAGGAGCCAGCCTTCGCGGAGCTCGCGGTAGGCCAGCGTCAGTACCGCGCGTTGGCGACGGGTGAAACGGGCGTCAGGCTTGACGCCGGCCTGCGCCCAGAGCTCCGGCGTGCAGGGGCGCGCATCGATGCGCGGCTCGCCCGCGAGGCGGGGCAGACAGGGGTCGTTCGGGTCGTCAAGAAAGAGGATGATCCGCGCGGCGCCCTGGCCCAGATGCCAACGCAGGAAACGTTCGAGGATCGGCCAAGGCTCACGCGCGATGGTGGCGACGGTGAAGGTCATGGCTCGGCGGGGGCTTCGGCCATGCGTTCCAGCAATTGCGCGAAGTCGTCTCGTTCGCGCAGTTTCGCGGCGCTGTCGCGGTGGAACGCGAGCGAGGCCTCGTGCCATTCGCGCAGCGTCGGGTCGGACATCAACTCGGCGCGAATTTCAGCGTACTTTGGATGGCCCGCTACGGCCCGGGTGTCGACGGTTCCCGGCGCGTTGTAATCGCGCCAGTATCGCACGGCACGCTCATCATCGAGGCGCGGGGCACCCACGACATCGCCGCGTGACACCTTCATCAGGTAGCCGTCTTCGGAGCGGATTGCGTAATGGTTGAACTGCGCCAGATCGTTCGAGCCGATCGGTTCCACCGCCTTGGCCTTGCCATTCACCCAGTCGTCGGAGAACACGCGGCCCGATCCATCGATCCAGCGGTATCCCGTGTCCGAAAAATCATGGCGTCGGGGGCGATGGTTGCGTCGCACCGAGAACTTGATCTTGTTGTGGAACATCGTCTTGATCGCGTTCGAGAGCCTCTTGCCCGTCTCGGCCGCGTGTTCGTAATCCTTCGATTGTACGGTGAACTGACGCGTCGCCGGAAGATCCTCGATCCGCGAGACACCGGAAGACCCGAACGGCATGGAGGTGAAAGAGACCACGTCGAAGCCGCCCGCAGCGTCGTGGAGGGCCTGCAAGGTGCCGTCTCCGGTCCAGACCTGAAGAAACTCGTCCACATCGGTGAAATAGATCCAACCGGCATCCTTGTAGATGGTGAACAAGGTGGCGTAGCGCACCGCCATGACCTGCCAGTTGGTCTTCTCCGGGAACAATGACTTGGGGTTGGCCACGTGCTTGAGGTTTATCAGCTTCTCAAGGCGATCAAGGATGCGGTCGGTGTGGTCGTTGCAATCATTTGTGACCACCATGAAGCTGTCGAAACCCACGGCCATGTGATGGGCGACCCAATCGATGATATAGGGGCCCTCGTTTTTCATCGCGGTGACGATCAAGGCGGGTTGGTTTTCCAGCATCAGCGCAGATCCCGATAAAGAAGTTCTGCGTCGAAGGAGGCGGAAAGCGCCTGAAGGGCCTCCGTCAGGTCCGCGTCTGCAGGATCGGCCCAGACGTCGGGGTTGGTGATGAAGCCCGCTTCGGCGAGTTGCCCGGCGGCCGTGGGGAAATC
Proteins encoded in this region:
- a CDS encoding RICIN domain-containing protein, with the protein product MRIDLKTALIAALAVGGASAASAQGFPSGYFEMTSQFREGANECLESRSAGGGPAFMDRCQNVSGQQWRAIPAGGGYFRLTTQFREGANECLESNRSGGGPAFMDICQNVSGQLWRAIPAGGGYVRLTSQFREGSNECLESSSRADGPIRMDPCGNFSGQLWRFN
- a CDS encoding Re/Si-specific NAD(P)(+) transhydrogenase subunit alpha, producing the protein MKIGAPKEIEAGEARVAMTPDSARQLQKLGFDCVIETGAGSAAGFSDAAYKAAGVEVVKTGAALWKAADIVAKVRPPTTTETKRLREGQLLISFFYPGQNEDGMEAARKQGASVIAMDMVPRISRAQKMDALSSMANIAGYRAVIEAGNNFGRFFTGQITAAGKVPPAKVLVVGAGVAGLAAIGTSTSLGAVTYAFDVRPEVAEQVESMGAEFVYLDFEEEQQDGAATGGYASVSSPEFREAQLAKFRELAPEMDIVITTALIPGREAPELWTEDMVAAMKPGSVIVDLAAERGGNCKLTVKDEKIVTDNGVTIIGYTDFPSRMAAQSSTLYATNIRHMMTDLTPEKDGTVVHDMEDDVIRGATVVHADEITFPPPPPKVAAIAAKPKAPAAKELTAEEKRAQEITAFKEQTKTQVGLIAIGAALVLAVGLIAPASFMQHFIVFILSVFIGFQVIWNVAHSLHTPLMAVTNAISSIVILGALIQVGSSSFLITILAAAGIFMAAVNIFGGFLVTRRMLAMFQKS
- a CDS encoding AMP-binding protein; protein product: MQLNLAHVCCERWARAEPDRIAVRHIGPPDEVWTYGQLKAASDGLAATLAARGVTRGDRVAILMAQNPRVLVAHLAAFKLGAISLPLFTLFGEDALRYRLADSGAKAVIVDGDVEDKLRAVCDAPVVLSSGFSHARGGESPLDTAMSAAPLRRAVETTAEDPAVMIYTSGTTGDPKGVLHAHRFLYGHLPCMELAQAGFPQPGDVGWTPADWAWIGGLMDMAMPCLFYGIPLISHRFPKFDPEEAFALLAREKVTNSFLPPTALRLMRQAKPPADLSLRAIGSGGEALGADLLDWSRESLGCPINEFYGQTEANLVIAACDGPMPRHPGAMGLPVPGHEVALLGPDDTPTSPGEVGEICVRAPDPVMMLRYWNKPEATAEKIVNGWLRTGDLAIQTPGGQFIFHARNDDVITSAGYRIGPVEIEQALCTHPDVTLAAVVGVPDPIRTEAVVAHVVLRAGADTSDIEATLQNLVRSKVSAHMVPRQIVLADSLPMTTTGKILRRALR
- a CDS encoding SDR family NAD(P)-dependent oxidoreductase, with the translated sequence MKHTGQHAVVTGGSTGIGLGIALGLAGLGQEVTITGRDADRLDKVAAMHPRLHALEMDVTQEASVRDGFKSAASLRGPVTVCVANAGIAEPAPFRHETLDHWRQTMTTNLDGTFLTFQAALATLDRDEWGRMIAISSIAGLRGLSGAIAYTASKHGVIGLIRGLSEEYMGSNITFNAICPGYVDTPVVERNAAQIAESRGMSEEEARDLLARGNRHKRLLSTDEVTATALWLCSHAARSVNGQAIQISGGHVT
- the moaA gene encoding GTP 3',8-cyclase MoaA codes for the protein MTQAAPLIDPFARAITYLRVSVTDRCDFRCVYCMSENMQFLPKKELLTLEELDRMCSTFIRMGVRKLRITGGEPLVRRDIMTFFQGMTRHLESGDLQELTLTTNGSQLARFAEPLAAAGVKRINISLDTIDEKKFAEITRWGRLKQVMDGIDAALAAGLKVKINAVALKNFNEDELFTLQEWCLDRGMDLTFIEVMPMGDLGNEDRLDQYWSLKDLRARLAERFTLTDLAERTGGPARYVQLNETGQKIGFITPLSHNFCESCNRVRLTCTGQLYMCLGQEDMVDLRAPLRASEDDALLEERIRAAIGQKPKGHDFDYSRQVADGQMSRHMSHTGG